The Castor canadensis chromosome 8, mCasCan1.hap1v2, whole genome shotgun sequence genome contains a region encoding:
- the Tmem217 gene encoding transmembrane protein 217 translates to MKQPRWCGMTAKTGTVLSGVFSIMATHLSLIFERKHLQDNNCTEHNLQDRSIKELLHQLILCRSYAIVLFLAVTTMLTSAFLLYSVYAQHYRGLMTYVLWIICETIADLVIKVLTNELSMGEMRYVRWSCWGCRACMQGFWMFFVVTYAQVTYKGQTQGYILAYNRRISMGNREAPRCKSKILSFVRHYSA, encoded by the coding sequence ATGAAGCAGCCGCGCTGGTGCGGGATGACTGCCAAGACGGGCACGGTGCTGTCAGGGGTCTTTTCCATCATGGCCACACACCTGTCCCTCATCTTTGAACGGAAGCACCTGCAGGACAACAACTGCACGGAGCACAATCTGCAGGACAGGAGCATCAAGGAGCTGTTACACCAGCTCATCCTGTGCAGGAGCTACGCCATCGTCCTGTTCCTAGCGGTGACCACCATGCTCACCAGCGCCTTCCTGCTGTACTCGGTGTACGCGCAGCACTACCGAGGCCTGATGACGTACGTCCTGTGGATCATCTGCGAAACCATCGCCGACCTTGTGATCAAGGTCCTCACCAACGAGCTCAGCATGGGCGAGATGCGCTACGTGCGCTGGAGCTGCTGGGGCTGCCGCGCCTGCATGCAGGGCTTCTGGATGTTCTTCGTGGTCACCTACGCGCAGGTCACCTACAAGGGCCAGACCCAGGGCTACATCCTGGCCTACAACAGGCGCATCTCCATGGGCAACAGGGAGGCCCCCCGGTGCAAGTCCAAGATCCTCAGCTTCGTCCGGCACTACAGTGCGTGA